From Cecembia calidifontis, one genomic window encodes:
- the rplD gene encoding 50S ribosomal protein L4: MELAVLKHNGEETGRKVSLSDEIFAIEPNDHAIYLDVKQYLANQRQGTHKSKERNEVAGSTKKIKKQKGTGGARAGSLKSPLFRGGGRVFGPKPRDYSFKLNKKLKQLARKSALTYKVKENSLMVLEDVSFDTPKTKNYLALLNGLSLGDKKTLLVLPETNKNVLLSSRNLPKAKVVTVDSVNTYEVLHADNLVLCEGSVSKLETLLLK, encoded by the coding sequence ATGGAATTAGCAGTATTAAAACATAATGGCGAAGAAACCGGTAGAAAAGTTTCTCTTTCTGATGAGATCTTTGCGATCGAGCCTAACGATCACGCTATCTACCTGGATGTAAAACAATATTTGGCTAACCAGAGACAAGGAACTCACAAGTCTAAAGAGAGAAACGAAGTAGCTGGTTCTACCAAAAAAATCAAAAAGCAAAAAGGTACCGGTGGTGCCAGAGCTGGTTCTTTGAAATCCCCATTGTTCAGAGGTGGAGGTAGGGTATTTGGTCCTAAGCCAAGAGACTATTCCTTCAAACTGAACAAGAAATTAAAGCAATTGGCAAGAAAGTCAGCCCTTACCTACAAAGTGAAGGAAAACAGTTTGATGGTGTTGGAAGATGTATCTTTCGATACGCCAAAAACCAAGAACTATTTGGCTTTGTTGAACGGATTGTCTTTGGGAGATAAGAAGACCCTTTTGGTACTTCCTGAAACAAATAAAAACGTGTTGCTTTCCAGCAGAAACCTTCCTAAAGCAAAGGTGGTCACTGTAGACAGCGTTAATACTTATGAAGTGTTACATGCTGACAATTTGGTATTGTGTGAAGGTTCAGTAAGCAAATTAGAAACCCTATTATTGAAGTAA
- the rplC gene encoding 50S ribosomal protein L3, with product MSGIIGKKVGMTSIFSADGRNVACTLIEAGPCVVTQVKNVETDGYNAVQLAFGERKEKNTPKPLIGHFKKAGTTPKQKVVEFRDFRVEFEGQVNLGNTIKAEEVFVEGDFVDAIGTSKGKGFQGVVKRHGFGGVGGQTHGQHNRQRHPGSIGACSWPSRVFKGMRMAGRTGGDRVKVVNLKVLKIYPEKNLLLVSGSVPGPKNSFVILEK from the coding sequence ATGTCTGGAATAATAGGTAAAAAAGTAGGAATGACTAGCATTTTCAGTGCCGATGGACGTAATGTCGCATGCACGCTAATAGAAGCTGGTCCTTGCGTAGTGACGCAAGTAAAAAATGTTGAAACAGACGGGTACAACGCTGTTCAGTTGGCATTTGGTGAGCGTAAGGAGAAAAACACTCCTAAGCCATTGATCGGTCATTTTAAAAAGGCCGGCACCACGCCAAAGCAGAAAGTTGTTGAATTCAGAGACTTTAGGGTCGAATTCGAAGGTCAGGTTAATCTTGGCAACACCATTAAAGCTGAAGAAGTATTCGTTGAAGGTGACTTCGTAGATGCTATCGGTACTTCAAAAGGTAAAGGTTTCCAAGGTGTTGTAAAAAGACATGGTTTCGGTGGTGTTGGTGGTCAGACCCACGGTCAGCACAACAGACAGAGACACCCTGGTTCAATCGGTGCTTGTTCTTGGCCATCACGCGTATTCAAAGGCATGAGAATGGCTGGTAGAACAGGTGGTGACAGGGTAAAGGTGGTAAACCTGAAAGTCCTTAAAATTTATCCTGAGAAGAACCTTCTACTTGTGAGCGGTTCTGTTCCTGGTCCAAAAAATTCTTTCGTTATTCTAGAGAAGTAA
- the rpsJ gene encoding 30S ribosomal protein S10 — translation MNQKIRIKLKSYDHTLVDKSSEKIVKAVKATGAIVVGPIPLPTKKEKFTVLKSPHVNKKARDQYQLCTYKRLVDIYSNSSKTVDALMKIELPSGVDVEIKV, via the coding sequence ATGAATCAGAAAATCAGAATAAAATTGAAATCCTACGATCACACCCTGGTGGATAAGTCATCAGAAAAGATCGTAAAAGCGGTAAAAGCTACCGGAGCTATCGTAGTTGGGCCAATTCCTTTGCCAACCAAAAAGGAAAAGTTCACAGTATTGAAATCTCCTCACGTAAACAAAAAAGCAAGAGATCAGTATCAGCTTTGTACTTACAAAAGGCTGGTCGATATCTACAGCAACAGCTCTAAAACTGTGGATGCTCTGATGAAAATCGAGCTTCCAAGCGGGGTCGATGTAGAGATCAAGGTCTGA
- the fusA gene encoding elongation factor G, translating into MARDLRFTRNIGIAAHIDAGKTTTTERILYYAGKSHKIGEVHEGGATMDWMEQEQERGITITSAATTVFWNYRNNKYQINIIDTPGHVDFTVEVNRSLRVLDGLVFLFSAVDGVEPQSETNWRLADNYRVARIGFVNKMDRAGANFLDVCKQVKEMLGSYAVPLQLPIGAEDKFKGVVDLINNRAIVWNEHDLGMTYEVVPIPEDMEEEVAQWREHLLEAVAEYDESLMEKFFEDPDSITEAEILKALRAATIDMKIVPMVCGSSFKNKGVQTMLDLVMELLPSPLDKADLYATKLDTEEEILIEPNFNDPFVGLAFKIATDPFVGRLCFVRAYSGVLESGSYVFNSRSGNKERISRVFQMHANKQNQIERLEAGDIGAVVGFKDIKTGDTLCDEKRKVVMESMVFPEPVIGYAIEPKTQADVDKLSMAISKLVEEDPTLQVNTDHETGQTILRGMGELHLEIIIDRLKREFKVEINQGAPQVAYKEALFATVEHKEVYKKQTGGKGKFADIVFELGPRDPDPETGEIKPGLEFVNAIVGGVIPKEFIPPVQKGFQEAMKNGPLAGYPIESMKVKLFHGSYHDVDSDALSFEMAARLGFKEAAKKCKPQLLEPIMAVDVVTPDEYTGPITGDLNRRRGLMKGMDTKGTSTVIKAAVPLSELFGYVTDLRTISSGRATASLTFSHYEPVPANIAETVIAKVKGEKA; encoded by the coding sequence ATGGCAAGAGATTTAAGATTCACTAGGAACATTGGTATTGCTGCACACATTGATGCAGGTAAAACAACTACCACAGAACGTATTCTTTATTATGCCGGTAAATCTCACAAAATCGGTGAGGTTCACGAAGGTGGCGCTACCATGGACTGGATGGAGCAGGAGCAGGAAAGAGGTATTACAATTACTTCCGCTGCTACTACAGTTTTTTGGAATTACAGAAACAACAAATACCAGATCAATATCATCGATACTCCTGGACACGTGGACTTTACCGTAGAGGTTAACCGTTCTTTGAGGGTATTGGACGGATTGGTATTCCTTTTCAGTGCTGTGGACGGTGTAGAGCCACAGTCTGAAACTAACTGGAGATTGGCTGATAACTATAGAGTAGCCCGTATCGGATTCGTTAACAAAATGGACCGTGCTGGTGCTAACTTCCTTGATGTTTGTAAGCAAGTGAAAGAAATGTTGGGAAGCTATGCTGTTCCTTTGCAGCTTCCTATCGGTGCCGAAGACAAATTCAAAGGTGTTGTTGATCTGATCAACAACAGGGCTATCGTATGGAATGAGCATGACCTTGGAATGACCTATGAAGTAGTTCCAATTCCTGAGGACATGGAGGAAGAAGTGGCACAGTGGAGAGAGCACCTTTTGGAAGCTGTAGCCGAGTATGATGAGTCTTTGATGGAGAAATTCTTCGAAGATCCAGATTCCATCACAGAAGCTGAAATCCTCAAGGCATTACGTGCTGCTACTATTGACATGAAAATTGTTCCAATGGTTTGCGGTTCTTCTTTCAAAAACAAAGGTGTACAGACCATGTTGGACTTGGTGATGGAACTGTTGCCATCTCCATTGGACAAAGCAGATCTGTATGCTACCAAACTTGACACAGAAGAAGAGATATTGATCGAGCCTAATTTCAATGATCCTTTCGTAGGATTGGCTTTCAAAATCGCTACTGACCCATTTGTTGGTCGTCTTTGTTTTGTAAGGGCCTACTCTGGCGTATTGGAATCCGGCTCGTATGTGTTCAATAGCCGTTCTGGCAACAAAGAGCGTATCTCTAGGGTGTTCCAGATGCACGCTAACAAGCAAAACCAAATCGAAAGATTGGAAGCTGGCGATATCGGCGCCGTGGTCGGTTTCAAAGATATCAAAACCGGTGACACGCTTTGCGATGAAAAACGTAAAGTCGTCATGGAATCCATGGTATTCCCTGAGCCAGTAATCGGTTATGCGATTGAGCCTAAGACTCAGGCAGACGTTGATAAGCTTAGTATGGCAATTTCTAAGCTTGTTGAAGAAGATCCAACCCTTCAGGTAAATACTGATCACGAGACTGGTCAGACCATCTTGAGAGGTATGGGTGAACTTCACCTTGAAATCATCATTGACCGTTTGAAGCGTGAATTTAAGGTTGAAATCAACCAAGGTGCGCCTCAGGTGGCTTACAAAGAAGCGCTTTTTGCTACAGTTGAGCACAAAGAAGTTTACAAAAAGCAGACGGGTGGTAAAGGTAAATTCGCTGATATCGTATTCGAACTAGGACCAAGAGATCCAGATCCTGAAACAGGTGAAATCAAGCCAGGTCTTGAGTTTGTTAACGCCATCGTAGGTGGTGTGATCCCTAAGGAATTTATTCCGCCTGTGCAGAAAGGTTTCCAAGAGGCTATGAAAAATGGTCCTTTGGCAGGGTACCCAATTGAATCCATGAAGGTGAAATTGTTCCATGGTTCTTACCATGATGTGGACTCCGATGCACTGTCATTTGAAATGGCTGCAAGACTTGGTTTCAAAGAAGCAGCCAAGAAGTGTAAACCACAGCTTTTGGAGCCAATCATGGCAGTAGACGTGGTAACCCCTGACGAATATACAGGTCCTATCACAGGTGATTTGAACAGAAGAAGAGGTTTGATGAAAGGTATGGATACCAAAGGTACTTCTACTGTAATCAAAGCGGCTGTTCCTTTGTCAGAATTGTTCGGTTATGTTACTGACCTTAGAACAATTTCTTCCGGTAGAGCTACTGCTTCTTTGACGTTCTCTCACTATGAGCCGGTACCTGCCAACATCGCAGAGACCGTTATCGCGAAAGTAAAAGGTGAAAAAGCCTAA
- the rpsG gene encoding 30S ribosomal protein S7 — protein MRKAKPKKRYILPDPKFNDTLVTKFVNCLMVDGKKSIAYKIFYDAIEKVEQKVGENGLEVWKKALNNITPSVEVKSRRVGGATFQVPMEVRPERKMSLGIKWMITYARKRGEKTMMDRLAGEIISASKGEGAAVKKKDDTHRMAEANKAFSHFRF, from the coding sequence ATGAGAAAAGCGAAACCAAAGAAGAGATATATTCTTCCTGACCCTAAGTTCAACGATACTTTGGTAACCAAGTTCGTTAACTGTCTGATGGTAGATGGTAAGAAGAGTATTGCTTACAAAATCTTCTACGATGCAATCGAGAAGGTAGAACAAAAAGTAGGTGAGAACGGTCTTGAGGTTTGGAAAAAAGCGCTTAACAATATTACTCCATCCGTAGAGGTGAAGAGTCGTAGGGTTGGTGGTGCAACGTTCCAGGTCCCAATGGAAGTTAGACCTGAAAGAAAAATGTCCCTAGGTATCAAGTGGATGATTACTTATGCCAGAAAAAGGGGTGAGAAGACCATGATGGATAGACTTGCAGGTGAAATCATCTCCGCATCCAAAGGAGAAGGCGCAGCTGTTAAAAAGAAAGATGATACCCACAGAATGGCTGAAGCAAACAAAGCATTCTCACACTTTAGATTTTAA
- the rpsL gene encoding 30S ribosomal protein S12 → MPTIQQLVRKGRTTLETKSKSRALDACPQRRGVCTRVYTTTPKKPNSAMRKVARVRLTNGKEVNAYIPGEGHNLQEHSIVLIRGGRVKDLPGVRYHIIRGALDTAGVKDRKQGRSKYGAKRPKPGAAAAPGKKK, encoded by the coding sequence ATGCCTACTATACAACAGTTAGTAAGAAAAGGTAGAACCACATTGGAGACCAAATCCAAGTCAAGAGCTTTGGATGCATGTCCTCAAAGACGTGGTGTATGTACCAGGGTGTACACTACCACCCCTAAGAAGCCTAACTCAGCGATGAGAAAAGTGGCCAGGGTAAGATTGACGAATGGTAAAGAGGTGAACGCTTACATTCCAGGTGAGGGTCACAATCTACAGGAGCACTCTATCGTATTGATCAGAGGTGGTCGTGTGAAGGACCTTCCAGGTGTACGTTACCACATTATCAGAGGTGCACTTGATACTGCAGGAGTAAAAGACCGTAAGCAAGGTCGCTCTAAGTACGGTGCTAAGAGACCAAAACCAGGAGCAGCTGCTGCACCAGGTAAAAAGAAATAA
- a CDS encoding DUF3467 domain-containing protein, whose translation MEDGNNNLQNQQINVELSEEVSEGIYSNLAMIAHSNSEFVIDFIRLMPGVPKAKVKSRIIMTPDHAKRLLAALKDNIAKYEQSFGKIQGGMEGPNFPMNFGGGFGEA comes from the coding sequence ATGGAAGACGGAAACAATAATCTTCAAAATCAGCAGATTAATGTGGAATTATCCGAGGAGGTATCTGAAGGTATATATTCCAATTTGGCTATGATTGCCCATTCCAATTCGGAATTTGTCATTGATTTTATCCGCTTGATGCCGGGAGTGCCTAAGGCGAAAGTAAAGTCCAGAATTATCATGACCCCTGATCATGCCAAGAGGCTTTTGGCGGCCTTAAAAGACAATATTGCAAAATATGAGCAGTCTTTTGGTAAGATTCAGGGTGGTATGGAAGGTCCAAATTTCCCAATGAATTTTGGTGGGGGCTTTGGTGAGGCATAA
- the rpoC gene encoding DNA-directed RNA polymerase subunit beta': protein MAFRKNKKLNNDFSRVTISLASPESILDSSHGEVTQPETINYRTYKPEMGGLFCERIFGPVKDWECHCGKYKRIRYKGIICDRCGVEVTEKKVRRERMGHIELVVPVAHIWYFKSLPNKIGYLLGLPTKKLDQIVYYERYVVVQAGIKAEDGVQYLDFLTEDEYLDIMDKLPKDNQMLDDDDPNKFIAKMGAEAVEMLLARLDLDDLSYSLRHQAATDTSQQRKAEALKRLKVVEAFRDARTRIENRPEWMVVRMVPVIPPELRPLVPLDGGRFATSDLNDLYRRVIIRNNRLKRLIDIKAPEVILRNEKRMLQEAVDSLFDNSRKVNAVRSDGNRALKSLSDMLKGKQGRFRQNLLGKRVDYSGRSVIVVGPELKLHECGLPKNMAAELFKPFIIRKLIERGIVKTVKSAKKIVDRKDPVVWDILENVLKGHPVLLNRAPTLHRLGIQAFQPKLIEGKAIQLHPLVCTAFNADFDGDQMAVHVPLGHEAILEASTLMLSSHNILNPANGAPITVPSQDMVLGLYYVTKGKKSTPEEPVAGEGMTFYGEEEVIIALNEGQISKHALIKCKVKVRNEDGSLEEKIIDTVAGRLIFNQFVPEEVGFVNELLTKKKLQQIISEVVKICGVARTAQFLDDIKHLGFQMAYQGGLSMGLNDVIIPEEKDQLITKAKEEVDQVWNNYLMGLITDNERYNQVIDIWTRTNSNLTNILMKKMEEDKQGFNAIFMMMHSGARGSREQIRQLGGMRGLMAKPQKNLQGSVGEIIENPILSNFKEGLDVLEYFISTHGARKGLADTALKTADAGYLTRRLVDVAQDMIISEEDCGTLRGLVVSALKDNDEVVEPLSERILGRVSVHDVYDPVTEELLIPAGIEITEDIAKRVDESSVEEVEIRSVLTCETRRGVCAKCYGRNLATGRMVQSGEAVGVIAAQSIGEPGTQLTLRTFHVGGTASNISVEASINAKFEGVVEFEEELRWIETTNKEGQAVSIVMGRSGEIRINDPKSGKTLVANHVPYGAVLNVKDGQKVSKGDSLCTWDPYNAVILSEYDGTVEFEAIIEGITYKEVADDQTGFREKVIIDTKDKTKNPAVVVNYGDESKAYNIPVGAHLAVEAGEKVKAGQILVKIPRSVGKTRDITGGLPRVTELFEARNPSNPAVVSEIDGVVTYGGIKRGNREIFIESRDGVKKRYMVSLSKHILVQENDFIRAGEPLSDGAITPSDILAIKGPTAVQEYLVNEIQEVYRLQGVKINDKHIEVIVSQMMQKVEILEPGDTNFLQGQIVDKWAFREENDNILDKKVVMDAGDSTTLKPGMIITARRLRDENSSLKRKDLKLVQVRDAETAVSQPTLQGITAASLGTESFISAASFQETTKVLSEAAIRGKRDELLGLKENVIVGHLIPAGTGQRKFQKIIVGSKEEYDKMSLEKDRSIRKSKEAVK, encoded by the coding sequence ATGGCGTTCAGAAAAAATAAAAAACTAAACAACGACTTTTCCAGAGTCACTATTAGTTTGGCTTCTCCAGAATCAATTCTGGATAGCTCTCATGGTGAAGTAACGCAGCCGGAAACCATTAACTACAGAACCTATAAGCCTGAAATGGGCGGATTGTTCTGTGAGAGGATTTTCGGACCTGTCAAAGACTGGGAGTGTCATTGTGGTAAATACAAGCGCATAAGATATAAAGGCATCATTTGTGACCGATGTGGTGTTGAGGTGACTGAGAAGAAAGTAAGAAGAGAACGTATGGGACACATCGAGCTGGTTGTTCCTGTTGCGCATATCTGGTACTTTAAGTCCCTCCCAAACAAAATCGGTTACCTGCTTGGTCTTCCTACCAAGAAACTGGATCAAATCGTATACTATGAAAGATATGTGGTGGTTCAGGCTGGTATCAAAGCAGAAGATGGGGTTCAGTATCTAGACTTTTTGACTGAAGATGAGTATTTGGATATCATGGACAAGCTTCCAAAGGATAACCAGATGCTGGATGATGATGATCCAAACAAGTTCATTGCCAAAATGGGTGCGGAAGCAGTAGAAATGCTTTTGGCAAGATTGGATTTGGATGACCTTTCCTACAGCTTGAGACATCAGGCTGCTACCGATACTTCTCAGCAAAGAAAAGCTGAAGCTTTGAAGCGTCTGAAAGTGGTAGAAGCATTCAGGGATGCCAGAACCAGAATTGAAAACCGTCCTGAGTGGATGGTGGTCAGAATGGTTCCTGTGATTCCACCGGAATTGAGACCATTGGTTCCTTTGGATGGTGGTAGATTTGCTACTTCCGATCTAAATGACTTATACAGAAGAGTAATCATCAGAAACAACCGTCTGAAGAGATTGATCGATATCAAAGCGCCTGAGGTGATTTTGAGAAACGAAAAAAGGATGCTCCAAGAGGCAGTTGACTCTTTGTTTGATAACTCCAGAAAAGTAAATGCGGTAAGATCGGATGGTAACCGTGCCCTTAAATCCCTTTCTGATATGTTGAAAGGTAAGCAGGGTCGTTTCCGTCAAAACCTTTTGGGTAAAAGGGTGGACTACTCCGGTCGTTCGGTAATCGTAGTCGGTCCTGAACTGAAACTGCATGAGTGCGGTCTCCCTAAAAATATGGCTGCTGAGCTTTTCAAACCATTCATCATCAGGAAGCTGATCGAAAGAGGTATTGTAAAGACAGTTAAATCCGCCAAAAAAATCGTCGATAGAAAAGATCCTGTGGTGTGGGATATCCTGGAAAACGTATTGAAAGGACATCCTGTATTGCTTAACCGTGCCCCAACATTGCACAGATTGGGTATTCAGGCATTCCAACCTAAACTGATCGAAGGTAAAGCGATCCAATTGCATCCATTGGTGTGTACAGCGTTCAACGCTGACTTTGATGGTGACCAGATGGCGGTACACGTACCACTTGGACACGAGGCTATTTTGGAGGCGTCCACTTTGATGCTTTCCTCACACAATATCCTTAACCCTGCCAATGGCGCTCCTATTACTGTACCTTCCCAAGACATGGTTTTGGGTCTGTACTATGTGACAAAAGGTAAAAAATCCACTCCTGAGGAGCCGGTTGCCGGTGAAGGGATGACTTTCTACGGAGAAGAAGAAGTGATTATCGCACTGAACGAAGGACAAATCTCCAAGCATGCCCTGATCAAATGTAAAGTGAAGGTCAGAAATGAAGATGGTTCTTTGGAAGAAAAGATAATCGATACTGTAGCAGGTAGGTTGATTTTCAATCAGTTCGTCCCTGAAGAAGTAGGATTTGTAAACGAATTGTTAACCAAGAAAAAACTACAGCAGATCATTTCTGAAGTAGTAAAAATATGTGGTGTGGCCCGAACTGCCCAGTTCCTGGATGATATCAAGCATCTGGGTTTCCAGATGGCTTATCAAGGTGGACTTTCCATGGGTCTGAATGACGTTATCATTCCGGAGGAAAAAGATCAATTGATCACTAAAGCCAAGGAAGAAGTAGATCAGGTATGGAACAACTACTTGATGGGTCTGATCACGGACAATGAAAGATATAACCAGGTAATTGATATTTGGACCAGGACGAATTCCAACCTGACCAATATCCTAATGAAGAAGATGGAGGAAGACAAGCAAGGCTTCAATGCCATCTTCATGATGATGCACTCCGGAGCGAGAGGTTCCAGAGAGCAGATCCGTCAGTTGGGCGGTATGAGGGGGCTGATGGCCAAGCCTCAGAAAAACCTTCAAGGTTCGGTGGGTGAGATCATCGAAAACCCAATCCTTTCCAACTTCAAAGAAGGTCTTGACGTATTGGAGTACTTCATCTCTACACACGGTGCTCGTAAAGGTCTTGCGGATACAGCGTTGAAAACGGCAGATGCCGGTTATTTGACCCGTCGTTTGGTAGATGTAGCCCAAGATATGATCATTTCTGAGGAAGATTGCGGTACTTTGAGAGGTTTGGTGGTGTCTGCTTTGAAAGATAATGATGAAGTAGTGGAACCTTTATCCGAAAGAATTTTAGGTAGAGTTTCGGTACACGACGTTTATGATCCTGTAACAGAAGAGTTGCTCATCCCAGCAGGTATAGAAATCACAGAAGATATTGCAAAGCGTGTGGACGAGTCTTCTGTAGAAGAGGTGGAAATCCGTTCAGTTCTTACCTGTGAAACTAGAAGAGGAGTCTGTGCGAAATGTTATGGACGTAACCTTGCAACAGGTAGAATGGTTCAATCCGGCGAAGCCGTTGGTGTAATCGCAGCCCAGTCAATCGGGGAACCAGGTACTCAGCTTACATTGAGAACATTCCACGTGGGGGGTACAGCTTCTAATATTTCCGTTGAAGCGAGCATCAACGCCAAGTTTGAAGGTGTGGTTGAATTTGAAGAGGAATTGAGATGGATAGAGACTACCAACAAAGAAGGTCAGGCTGTTTCTATCGTTATGGGCAGGTCCGGTGAAATCAGAATCAACGATCCAAAATCAGGCAAGACCTTGGTGGCAAACCACGTACCTTATGGTGCAGTCCTGAATGTAAAAGATGGACAAAAAGTATCCAAAGGAGATTCCTTGTGTACTTGGGATCCATACAATGCGGTGATTCTTTCTGAGTATGATGGAACTGTGGAGTTTGAAGCAATCATTGAAGGCATTACTTATAAAGAAGTGGCCGATGATCAGACAGGCTTCAGAGAGAAAGTGATCATCGATACCAAGGATAAAACCAAAAACCCTGCTGTAGTAGTAAATTATGGAGATGAGTCCAAAGCTTATAATATTCCTGTAGGTGCTCACTTGGCTGTAGAGGCAGGTGAAAAAGTGAAAGCTGGTCAAATCCTTGTGAAAATTCCTAGATCAGTAGGTAAGACTAGAGATATCACCGGTGGTCTTCCAAGGGTTACCGAATTGTTTGAGGCCAGAAACCCATCCAACCCGGCTGTAGTTTCCGAAATCGACGGTGTGGTGACTTATGGAGGTATCAAGCGTGGTAACAGGGAGATCTTCATCGAATCCAGAGATGGTGTAAAGAAAAGATACATGGTTTCTCTTTCCAAACATATCCTTGTTCAGGAGAATGACTTCATCAGAGCGGGTGAGCCGCTTTCAGATGGTGCCATTACTCCAAGCGATATCTTGGCTATCAAAGGACCTACTGCTGTTCAGGAATATTTGGTGAATGAAATACAGGAAGTTTACCGACTTCAGGGTGTAAAAATCAACGATAAGCATATCGAGGTGATCGTAAGCCAGATGATGCAGAAGGTTGAAATCCTTGAGCCAGGAGATACCAACTTCCTTCAGGGACAAATTGTAGATAAGTGGGCGTTCAGAGAAGAAAACGACAATATCCTTGATAAGAAAGTTGTCATGGACGCAGGCGATTCTACTACTTTGAAGCCAGGTATGATCATTACCGCAAGAAGGCTTAGAGACGAGAACTCCAGTCTGAAGCGTAAAGATTTGAAACTTGTTCAGGTAAGAGATGCCGAGACAGCCGTTTCCCAGCCAACACTACAAGGTATTACTGCCGCTTCTTTGGGAACTGAAAGCTTTATTTCTGCAGCTTCCTTCCAGGAGACTACCAAGGTCTTGAGTGAAGCTGCCATCAGAGGTAAGCGTGACGAGTTGTTGGGTCTGAAGGAAAACGTGATCGTAGGTCACTTGATCCCTGCAGGTACCGGACAAAGGAAGTTCCAAAAAATAATTGTAGGCTCTAAGGAGGAATATGATAAAATGTCTTTAGAAAAAGACAGGTCGATCAGAAAGTCCAAAGAGGCTGTTAAATAA